In a single window of the Gossypium hirsutum isolate 1008001.06 chromosome D02, Gossypium_hirsutum_v2.1, whole genome shotgun sequence genome:
- the LOC107910752 gene encoding 2,3-bisphosphoglycerate-independent phosphoglycerate mutase, translating to MGSSGQQVSWKLADHPTLPKGKTLALIVLDGWGEYKPDEYNCIHVAQTPTMDSLKQGAPEKWRLIRAHGKAVGLPTEDDMGNSEVGHNALGAGRIFAQGAKLVDIALASGKIYEGEGFKYISECFEKGTLHLIGLLSDGGVHSRLDQLQLLLKGASERGAKRIRVHILTDGRDVLDGSSVAFVETLESDLAKLRENGVDARIASGGGRMYVTMDRYENDWDVVKRGWDAQVRGEAPHKFANAVEAVKKLRENANDQYLPPFVIVDENEKAVGPIEDGDAVVTFNFRADRMVMLAKALEHQDFDKFDRVKVPKIHYAGMLQYDGELKLPGHYLVSPPEIDRTSGEYLVHNGVRTFACSETVKFGHVTFFWNGNRSGYFNPEMEEYAEIPSDVGITFNVQPKMKALEIGEKARDAILSRKFDQVRVNIPNGDMVGHTGDIQATVVACKAADEAVKMIIDAIEQVGGIYVVTADHGNAEDMVKRNKSGQPLYDKSGKLQILTSHTCQPVPIAIGGPGLAAGVRFRNDVPDGGLANVAATVMNLHGYVAPNDYEPTLIEVVNN from the exons ATGGGGAGTTCAGGGCAGCAAGTCTCCTGGAAATTGGCGGATCACCCAACACTTCCAAAGGGGAAGACCCTTGCTCTCATCGTTCTCGATGGCTGGGGCGAGTACAAACCCGATGAGTACAATTGCATTCATGTTGCTCAAACTCCCACCATGGATTCTCTCAAACAG GGTGCCCCTGAAAAGTGGAGATTAATCAGAGCTCATGGTAAGGCTGTAGGGCTCCCCACAGAGGATGACATGGGAAACAGTGAAGTTGGTCACAATGCTCTCGGTGCAGGTCGCATTTTCGCTCAAGG GGCTAAGCTTGTTGATATTGCTCTTGCCTCTGGAAAAATCTATGAAGGAGAAGGATTCAAGTACATAAGCGAATGCTTTGAAAAGGGAACTTTGCACCTGATTGGATTACTTAGTGATGGTGGTGTCCATTCACGACTTGATCAATTGCAG TTGTTGCTGAAGGGAGCTAGTGAGCGTGGTGCTAAAAGAATTCGTGTTCATATTCTCACCGATGGTCGTGATGTATTGGATGGTTCAAGTGTAGCCTTTGTGGAGACTCTTGAGAGTGACCTTGCAAAATTACGTGAGAATGGTGTTGATGCCCGGATTGCATCTGGTGGAGGCCGCATGTATGTCACAATGGACCGTTATGAG AATGATTGGGACGTTGTGAAACGAGGATGGGATGCTCAGGTTCGTGGTGAAGCCCCTCACAAGTTTGCAAATGCTGTTGAAGCTGTAAAGAAATTAAGGGAAAATGCCAATGACCAGTACTTACCTCCCTTTGTTATTGTTGATGAGAATGAGAAAGCTGTGGGTCCAATAGAAGATGGTGATGCTGTTGTTACTTTTAACTTCCGAGCAGATCGAATGGTTATGCTTGCAAAGGCACTCGAGCATCAAGATTTCGACAAATTTGATCGCGTAAAGGTTCCTAAAATTCATTATGCTGGAATGCTTCAATATGATGGTGAGTTGAAGCTTCCAGGCCACTACCTTGTTTCTCCCCCCGAGATTGACAGAACATCCGGCGAATATTTGGTGCACAATGGTGTACGTACTTTTGCGTGCAG TGAGACAGTTAAATTTGGCCATGTCACATTCTTCTGGAATGGAAATCGCTCCGGCTATTTCAACCCTGAAATGGAAGAATATGCGGAAATCCCAAGTGATGTTGGCATTACATTCAATGTTCAACCAAAAATGAAGGCACTGGAGATTGGTGAAAAGGCTAGGGATGCAATTCTGAGCCGCAAATTTGACCAG GTGCGTGTGAACATTCCGAATGGTGACATGGTTGGTCATACTGGAGATATCCAGGCTACTGTCGTGGCATGCAAGGCCGCTGATGAAGCTGTCAAG ATGATCATTGATGCCATAGAGCAAGTTGGTGGAATATATGTTGTGACAGCTGACCATGGCAATGCTGAGGACATGGTGAAGAGGAATAAGTCCGGGCAACCTCTTTATGACAAGAGCGGCAAGCTCCAAATCCTCACTTCCCACACTTGTCAGCCT GTGCCTATTGCAATCGGAGGTCCAGGATTGGCAGCAGGCGTTAGATTCAGGAATGATGTTCCGGATGGCGGACTTGCGAATGTGGCTGCAACTGTCATGAACCTCCATGGTTATGTAGCTCCAAATGACTATGAGCCAACACTCATTGAAGTAGTGAACAATTAG